From a single Clupea harengus chromosome 24, Ch_v2.0.2, whole genome shotgun sequence genomic region:
- the LOC116219152 gene encoding CMRF35-like molecule 8, which yields MLIWIKDKWVNSPYKDKKRFSLYDNTTGGVFIVSITNLTKEDAGIYWCGVHVSFQKNSPLSVDKITEVILNVKNADQSGNPPPGHLPLIPLALVLSLAVGVLVLGMALFFCRRFGKKITKAPTSPDIPIYTNTAENTQGTGDYVNAGVQEPQANTPTGPMRSNRPYSDPDYQNSNMSDTTTYQTLIASTRQNDSIYHTLHPRTNQQ from the exons ATGCTAATATGGATAAAGGACAAATGGGTCAATAGTCCCtacaaggacaaaaaaagatTCTCTCTCTACGACAACACCACTGGAGGAGTCTTCATAGTCTCCATCACAAATCTCACAAAAGAGGATGCTGGGATATACTGGTGTGGTGTCCATGTCTCATTTCAGAAGAACTCTCCCCTCTCAGTGGACAAAATCACTGAAGTCATACTGAACGTCAAGAATG CAGACCAATCAGGAAATCCCCCACCTG GCCACCTCCCTCTTATCCCACTGGCACTTGTCCTGTCTCTGGCTGTGGGGGTCCTGGTGTTAGGGATGGCACTTTTCTTTTGTAGGCGATTTGGAAAGAAAATCACAAAAG CTCCTACCTCACCAGATATACcgatttacacaaacacagcagaaaacacacag GGGACTGGAGATTATGTGAATGCTGGTGTACAAGAGCCTCAAGCCAACACCCCAACAGGCCCTATGAGGAGTAACAGACCATACTCTGACCCCGATTACCAGAACTCCAACATGTCAGACACCACAACCTATCAGACCCTGATTGCAAGCACCCGCCAGAATGACTCAATCTACCACACTCTCCACCCCAGAACTAACCAGCAGTAA